In a genomic window of Rhodothermia bacterium:
- a CDS encoding TetR/AcrR family transcriptional regulator encodes MHKDLTTEERILAAARKIFQQKGWAGARMQEIADEAGINKALLHYYFRSKEKMFERILDEAIRTFLPQLFGVWDGPGNILEKIEQFVSEYITFATENPFIPSFVLQELTVNPEKAERFRGMGFKPPKDKMMMEVMQGVEAGLIRPIHPIDLILNLVSLCVFPVVARPMIQGIMQIDDNTYSELLEARKKSVSEFVIRSLRP; translated from the coding sequence GTGCATAAAGATCTTACCACCGAAGAACGTATCTTGGCTGCCGCCAGAAAAATCTTTCAGCAGAAGGGTTGGGCTGGGGCACGGATGCAGGAAATTGCAGATGAAGCCGGCATTAACAAAGCTTTGCTCCATTATTATTTTCGGTCTAAAGAAAAAATGTTCGAGCGGATCTTGGACGAGGCCATCCGTACATTCCTGCCACAGTTGTTCGGTGTTTGGGATGGGCCTGGGAATATTCTGGAAAAGATTGAGCAGTTTGTGAGCGAATATATTACCTTTGCTACCGAGAATCCATTTATTCCAAGCTTTGTTTTACAAGAACTTACCGTAAATCCTGAAAAGGCTGAACGCTTTCGAGGTATGGGTTTTAAGCCACCTAAAGACAAAATGATGATGGAGGTTATGCAAGGTGTGGAGGCTGGCCTGATCCGTCCGATTCACCCGATTGACCTGATCCTGAACTTGGTCTCCCTTTGCGTTTTTCCGGTCGTGGCTCGTCCCATGATACAAGGCATTATGCAAATAGACGACAACACATATTCCGAGCTATTAGAAGCCCGTAAAAAGAGCGTCTCGGAGTTTGTCATCCGATCTTTGAGGCCATAA
- a CDS encoding MGMT family protein has protein sequence MPASDFYERVYALVRLVPFGCVTTYGHIARHLGTGQSARVVGWALNQCPDDVPAHRVVNRLGALSGAIHFGGPLVMEDRLRSEGVIFDEKGLVVLTKHLWIPE, from the coding sequence ATGCCTGCCTCCGATTTTTACGAACGTGTTTATGCCTTGGTACGCTTGGTTCCCTTTGGTTGCGTGACAACCTATGGACACATTGCACGCCATTTGGGAACCGGACAATCGGCGAGGGTAGTTGGTTGGGCTTTGAACCAATGCCCAGACGATGTTCCCGCCCACCGCGTGGTGAATCGGCTTGGGGCACTTTCTGGTGCAATACATTTTGGTGGGCCTCTGGTGATGGAAGACCGATTACGTTCGGAAGGGGTAATCTTCGACGAAAAAGGGTTGGTTGTTTTGACTAAACACTTGTGGATTCCTGAATGA
- a CDS encoding carboxymuconolactone decarboxylase family protein encodes MSRIDEFRSYRDRMNKRILEEGSHLGIKRVYNLDTNAYRDGALPHETKELLGLVASMVLRCNDCIDYHLIQCVEAGFTNEQLEDAMNVALVVGGTIVIPHLRHAYETIDLLRNEAANKWV; translated from the coding sequence ATGAGCAGAATAGACGAATTCCGATCATACCGAGACCGTATGAACAAGCGGATTTTGGAAGAGGGGTCGCACTTGGGCATTAAACGTGTGTACAATTTAGACACAAATGCCTATCGAGATGGGGCATTACCCCACGAGACCAAGGAACTGCTTGGCTTGGTCGCATCTATGGTGTTGCGGTGCAACGATTGTATAGACTACCACCTCATCCAATGTGTGGAAGCGGGCTTCACAAACGAGCAGTTGGAGGATGCGATGAATGTAGCGCTTGTGGTGGGTGGAACCATCGTGATCCCGCACCTTCGTCATGCTTATGAAACTATAGATTTGCTCCGTAACGAGGCAGCAAACAAATGGGTTTGA
- a CDS encoding polysaccharide deacetylase family protein: MYKYLIHVLWSIMAFSACNPPTKPDPAPTTSPTTSTTKGGKTPPEPSKTGFTRVKETIIRGDRDQKKMALIFSADHFAEGGAFVREVLAKNRTKASFFLTGRFYRDTTRHTLILGLKQDGHYLGGHSDQHLEYGFGDSLIIGKQEMTLDLKENYKAMEKFGLQKATAPYFLPPYEWYDSSIAQWTKEMGLTLIGITPGSRSNADYTTPEMPNYLSSNAIWGHIKTYEQSDPDGLNGFIMLLHMGTAPERTDKFYKRLGQLLQWLKGKGYELVRIDELLGNKAPAPKQIPKTDVPMGIKMDANGNVPADYCPICRKLHQSK; this comes from the coding sequence ATGTACAAATATCTAATACACGTTCTTTGGAGCATTATGGCGTTCTCTGCATGTAACCCGCCGACGAAGCCCGATCCGGCTCCTACAACTTCGCCAACCACTTCCACAACCAAAGGTGGAAAAACTCCGCCCGAACCTTCAAAAACGGGTTTTACGAGGGTAAAAGAAACCATTATTCGAGGGGATAGGGACCAAAAAAAGATGGCACTTATTTTCTCGGCAGATCACTTTGCAGAGGGTGGGGCTTTTGTGCGCGAGGTTCTTGCAAAAAACCGTACCAAAGCCTCTTTTTTCTTAACAGGCCGTTTCTATAGAGATACAACCCGCCACACGTTGATACTGGGGCTAAAACAAGACGGACATTATTTGGGTGGGCACTCCGACCAGCATCTGGAATATGGATTTGGGGATAGCCTAATCATTGGAAAACAAGAAATGACGCTAGATTTGAAAGAGAACTATAAGGCTATGGAAAAATTCGGTTTACAAAAAGCAACTGCTCCATATTTTTTGCCACCCTATGAATGGTACGACAGTAGTATTGCACAATGGACCAAAGAAATGGGCCTTACTTTGATTGGTATTACCCCCGGTAGCCGATCTAATGCAGATTATACCACGCCTGAAATGCCGAATTATTTGAGCAGCAATGCCATTTGGGGGCACATTAAAACCTATGAACAATCGGATCCAGATGGTCTAAACGGTTTTATCATGCTGTTACATATGGGAACCGCGCCAGAACGAACCGATAAGTTTTATAAGCGCTTGGGCCAACTCTTGCAATGGCTTAAAGGCAAAGGTTATGAATTGGTACGGATAGACGAATTGCTTGGAAACAAGGCTCCAGCACCCAAGCAAATTCCCAAAACGGACGTGCCAATGGGCATAAAAATGGACGCCAATGGAAATGTTCCGGCTGATTATTGCCCTATTTGCCGAAAGCTACACCAATCCAAATGA